The following are encoded together in the Candidatus Tumulicola sp. genome:
- a CDS encoding sigma-70 family RNA polymerase sigma factor has translation MTVLDATDREERVRQMFPLVKRIARRVKRLVPGFDLEDLVGDGSIGLIRAVDSYDPARGPTAVQYARRLIAGAMLNGIRRMDPVSERARRTVREGENVRYALAMTNGELPSAREMEARKPGYLRAITAAYVGQPLSLDAPLPIGESLAGDWSGDPAGISERRTERASLNALVRALPSRQRDVVLQHYVEGVSLRKIGVRMAISPQRVSQLHLAALAKLQAGVLVASSRS, from the coding sequence GTGACCGTCCTCGATGCGACAGATCGTGAAGAACGCGTCCGGCAAATGTTCCCGCTCGTCAAACGGATCGCTCGCCGTGTGAAGCGCTTGGTTCCGGGTTTCGACCTCGAAGATTTGGTCGGCGACGGCAGCATCGGATTAATTCGCGCGGTAGACTCGTACGATCCGGCTCGCGGACCGACCGCAGTGCAATATGCTCGGCGCTTGATCGCCGGCGCGATGCTCAACGGCATCCGGCGGATGGATCCCGTCTCCGAGCGCGCCAGACGGACGGTTCGCGAAGGCGAAAACGTGCGGTATGCGCTGGCGATGACGAACGGCGAGTTGCCCAGTGCGCGCGAGATGGAAGCGCGCAAGCCGGGGTACTTGCGTGCGATAACGGCGGCCTATGTAGGCCAGCCGCTGTCGCTGGATGCCCCGCTGCCGATCGGCGAATCGCTCGCCGGCGATTGGAGCGGAGATCCGGCCGGGATTAGTGAGCGGCGTACCGAGCGCGCATCCCTGAACGCGCTCGTCCGTGCGTTACCTTCCCGTCAGCGCGACGTCGTGTTGCAGCACTACGTCGAAGGGGTCTCGCTGCGGAAGATCGGCGTGCGGATGGCGATCTCACCTCAACGCGTTTCGCAGCTTCACTTGGCGGCGCTCGCGAAACTGCAAGCCGGTGTACTCGTTGCGTCGAGTCGATCCTGA
- a CDS encoding GNAT family N-acetyltransferase, producing the protein MIALRPWTTDDCWVLHATLGNPAMMLHLGGIESAEQIERRHARFVSGRDMFTVWEGDAVVGSVGFWERSWLGEDVYETGWMTLPQYAGRGLATKAALEIVSLARKEAKRRFLHAFPNVDNAASNAVCCNAGFTNVGEHRVEYPKGHWMRCNDWRIDLRDNH; encoded by the coding sequence ATGATCGCGCTGAGGCCATGGACGACCGACGATTGTTGGGTGCTGCATGCGACCCTCGGAAACCCCGCAATGATGCTCCATCTGGGTGGCATAGAATCGGCAGAGCAGATCGAGCGGCGCCACGCGAGATTCGTAAGCGGCCGCGACATGTTCACCGTTTGGGAAGGTGACGCCGTTGTCGGGTCGGTGGGTTTTTGGGAGCGCTCGTGGCTCGGCGAAGACGTCTACGAAACCGGATGGATGACGCTTCCGCAGTACGCCGGGCGGGGACTCGCAACGAAAGCCGCATTGGAAATCGTCTCGCTCGCTCGCAAAGAAGCAAAGCGCCGGTTCCTCCACGCGTTTCCGAACGTCGACAACGCCGCTTCCAACGCGGTGTGCTGCAATGCCGGGTTTACGAATGTAGGCGAGCATAGGGTCGAATATCCGAAGGGGCATTGGATGCGCTGTAACGACTGGCGCATCGACTTGCGCGATAATCACTGA